A window of the Lactuca sativa cultivar Salinas chromosome 7, Lsat_Salinas_v11, whole genome shotgun sequence genome harbors these coding sequences:
- the LOC111898450 gene encoding scarecrow-like protein 32, which translates to MYCSQSVSKIVMKAELRSNPNSISLSNPTLFNSHQNPLSGALKGCLGNLDGACIEKLLLHCANALENSDINSAQQVMWVLNNVVSSSGDPNQRLASWFLRALISRASRVCPTPMNFNGGRSAFQRRLMSVTELAGYVDLIPWHRFGFCASNSAIFKAIQGCPKVHILDFSITHCMQWPTLIDALAKRPEGPPSLRISVPSWRPLVPPFLNVLTEEVGIRLTNFANFRNVPFEFNVIDVSPSIEESSLNFNYEFLLTQENLVQNDEALVINCQNWLRYMPDIASSKDSFLEIVKTLNPRIITIVDEDSDLGSSSLASRITTCFNFLWIPFDALETFLPKDSFQRMEYEADIGHKIENIIGFEGRQRIERLESGAKFSQRMRNLGFFSVPFGEDSINEVKFLLDEHASGWGMKTEEDMIVLTWKGHNSVYATAWFPYKFDN; encoded by the coding sequence ATGTATTGTTCTCAATCTGTTTCCAAAATCGTCATGAAAGCTGAACTTCGATCAAACCCCAATTCAATTTCCTTATCGAATCCAACCCTTTTTAACTCGCACCAAAACCCACTCTCAGGTGCTCTAAAAGGCTGCCTAGGCAATCTAGATGGAGCCTGTATCGAAAAGCTTCTCTTACACTGTGCAAACGCTCTTGAAAACAGCGACATCAATTCTGCTCAACAAGTCATGTGGGTCCTCAACAACGTTGTTTCATCCTCTGGAGACCCTAACCAAAGGCTTGCATCATGGTTCTTAAGGGCACTCATCTCTAGGGCTTCTAGGGTTTGCCCTACACCGATGAATTTCAATGGTGGAAGGAGTGCCTTTCAGAGGAGGCTAATGAGTGTGACTGAGTTGGCAGGGTATGTTGATCTCATCCCTTGGCACAGGTTTGGATTTTGTGCATCAAATAGTGCCATTTTTAAGGCTATCCAAGGTTgtcctaaagttcatattttGGACTTTAGTATTACTCATTGTATGCAATGGCCAACCCTAATCGATGCGTTAGCTAAGAGGCCTGAAGGGCCTCCTAGCTTACGCATATCAGTCCCTTCATGGAGGCCACTAGTGCCCCCATTTCTTAATGTACTAACCGAAGAAGTAGGGATACGTTTAACAAATTTTGCCAACTTTAGAAACGTTCCATTTGAATTCAACGTGATCGATGTTTCACCTTCCATAGAAGAATCTTCTTTGAACTTTAACTATGAATTTCTTTTAACCCAAGAAAATCTTGTACAAAATGATGAGGCGTTAGTGATTAATTGCCAAAATTGGCTACGCTATATGCCCGATATAGCTTCTTCAAAAGATTCATTCCTTGagatagtgaaaacattgaaCCCTCGTATCATAACAATCGTAGATGAAGACTCCGATCTAGGATCATCAAGTTTAGCATCAAGAATTACCACATGCTTTAATTTCTTGTGGATCCCATTTGATGCATTGGAAACTTTCTTGCCAAAAGATAGTTTCCAAAGAATGGAGTATGAAGCCGATATTGGCCATAAAATTGAAAATATTATTGGCTTTGAAGGTAGACAAAGGATAGAAAGACTTGAATCAGGAGCCAAATTTTCACAAAGAATGCGGAATTTAGGGTTTTTCAGTGTACCATTTGGTGAAGATTCGATTAATGAAGTGAAATTCTTGCTAGATGAACATGCTAGTGGTTGGGGAATGAAGACCGAAGAAGACATGATTGTGCTCACATGGAAGGGTCATAACTCAGTCTATGCCACTGCATGGTTCCCTTATAAGtttgataattaa